A single Camelus ferus isolate YT-003-E chromosome 3, BCGSAC_Cfer_1.0, whole genome shotgun sequence DNA region contains:
- the SPINK6 gene encoding serine protease inhibitor Kazal-type 6: protein MKISGVFLLLSLAFFCFFSGIFSQGVQDKRGWITRSEGRWPGKGGLRRHLFHVDCGEFQDPKVYCTRESNPHCGSDGQTYGNKCAFCKAVVKSGGKINLKHPGKC, encoded by the exons ATGAAAATATCAGgtgtctttctgcttctctctctggcttttttctgctttttctcag gtatCTTCAGTCAAGGAGTTCAG GACAAGAGAGGCTGGATCACAAGATCAGAGGGCCGGTGGCCAGGGAAAGGTGGCTTAAGGCGGCATCTCTTTCAC GTTGACTGTGGTGAGTTCCAGGATCCCAAGGTCTACTGCACTCGAGAATCTAATCCCCACTGTGGTTCTGATGGCCAGACATATGGCAATAAATGTGCCTTCTGTAAGGCGGTGGT GAAAAGCGGTGGGAAGATCAACTTAAAGCACCCTGGAAAATGCTGA